In Cyanobacterium sp. Dongsha4, the genomic window GTAAATAATGCTTAATAGTGTAAATAACTCTTTGTCTGGAAGTCATTAACTCTAGGTATTCAGTATCAGTAACATCAGATTCTTGCACCTGATACCCATTATTTAGCAGAAATTCGGTATCTAAGTCTTTGCAAATAATATAAGCTGTTAATTCCTCACTGCGTCTGATAGCTCTTAAACGTCCTATTCTCTGAATAATATTATTTTCTATGAGCGATCGTTTAAATCCCTCAAATTCTGTTTCTAAATAGTTACTATAACTATTGGTCAATAGCTCATAAGTTATTTTTGCTTGTCCCAAATGCTCATAAGGTAAACCCAAAAATGCAACAAATTTTTTATCCTGATAAAGATTTGCTCCTCTTTCATCGTTGCCCCAATAGTGAGAGTTAAGCTCATAGTCTTGTCTATACTTTTTGTGTCCACTCAATAAAGTATTTGGAAGATCTAATTGTTGTTTAGCAAAAGCGGTCATTCTTTCTTGACCTTTTTTAGTATGTTCATTGCTACCAATACCCTTAATTCCTTTGATAACCTTAACAGTTAAATTATCAGTGGTTAAATGGGTTTCTCTTGCCACAAAAATTATATTTTCTTCAGGGATACCCGTAGCTTTACTAATAATCGATTTAGGGAAAGGAGTAGCGGTTGATCCGATGATTTTATGAGGTTTCTGATAATCAAAGCTATTTTTCTTGAATATGGTTAATTTTCCAAATTTATCCATAGTCATTCTTATCGGTTCATCTTTAACCATAGCTTCCAAGATTAAGCCGATCGCATTATTAATGACTTGATAATTATAACCATCGCTGGAAGTATCCCCAAATAAATCCTCTCTTTGATATTCTCTCGACAATTCTTTATCCCATTGAATCTGTTTTTCCCATAGGTCTAAGACCTCAGCAAAATCTAAGTCAAGAGTTTTAATCCTTGCCATTATACGATCATGTTCTAATTGATAGTATTCAGATTTAGCATCCTCAAAACAATCCTTGAGAACAATAAACAAGGGTTTAATTTTTTCTTCAATATCAGGATATTTATGTACTATAAAAGCAAAATCTTGATCCAACTGGTTCTGATCAAATGAATGAGATTTTAATGTAATTAATTGCTTGTCAAATTCGTCTATTACTGCAATATCCCAAGGGTTTAAAACTTCGGTTACTTGCAAACTATCACAACGGATCAACGGCTTTCTCTCTTTCATTAATCCTTTTTGGTAAAGATTAATTTTTACTCCATCTTCCATTATTTCTTTAGGATGTCCTAAAGTATTTAAACGATCGCTCAGAAAAGAACAACTACCCAACTTAGGACAGGTGGCACAAATTTGGTTATTAGCTATTTTTTCGTAGCCATTATTATATTTAACAACTGTTGGAGTAAAGATTTTATCTTTAAGACCCTTATTGATAGCGTCCACAAATAAACCCGCTCTCTCACAATTACCCTCGACCGTGCCATCATCTTTTGTCGATGCTTGTCTATAACTTAATCCGTTGGGAGTTTTTTTACTGTCATCTAATTTCCAAGTTTTTGCTCTTGGTTCTAAGTTATAAAAGTCTCTTTCAATTATCTCATCAGTAGGATTATTATGCCCTTGATCAATATAAAATACTGCTGGTTTTGTATGAGCATAACGTTCATTTTCTGGTATTGTTTCTTTAAACTTATCAACTGCTAAATTATGTAATTTCCATCTGTTTTTAGAAATAGTTGTTGTTTTTCCTAAACCAGTAGGATCAACCATAACAATTAATTTGTTATTTTCATCTTTAATAATCTCAATTAAATCATCATCAGTTGAATATGTAGTATCAGCCAAAGTATTGATTTTATTAGGTTTTTTAATTTCTCTAGGCTTAGTAATTAAGTCAAGAAATGACCTTACTTTTCTATCTGATAAGTCATCTAAGTCAATTCTATTTTGACTAACTTTATTTTTACTATTAGGAATATAATTAAACCCATATCTCTTGGCAATATTAAAGAGCAATCCTATCCCTTTACACTGAGTTAAGTCAAAACTTTTTACTTTTCTTTCTAACTCAGAATAGCCTCTGTATTTACTACCTTTACTTGACCAATTATCCCAGATTTTCAGACCTTCATTTTCACCATAATAAACAACCAAAGAAACCCCAATATTAAACCAGTCATCATAACCACAATCGGGATCAATATGTTCTAATGCTTTAGCTACCCATTGATCCGTTTTTTCTTGACTAAGAACTATTTGCTTAAACCCATTATCAGTTCTGGGGATATAAACTTGCTTAGATTCATTTTCCCTTAAAACTTTCTGAATATTTAATGGTTTAACTTTGATACCAGACCCACCAACGATTTTTACTTTACCTGTTGTTTTACCCGTTTTCTTGTCAATGTAATCACAGTTAGGTAGTCTTAATACCCTTGATGGATTTCTGACGCTCTTATCGCAGTTAGTGAGCTTAATTAACCCTTCTTGAATTGATCGCCAAATATCAATCGGTATCTCCTGAGTAAAGACCCAATAACTATGAATAGATTTACCGCTCGTGTCAACTTGAATAGTTGGTTCTGGTAAATTATATTTTTGCCATAGAATTAATTGGTCACTCTTCTCTAAGTCATCATGCTCTATCCAAACGGCACGACCGTTCTTAATATCCTGATCGGTATCCCCTTGACCATTAACCACAAAATAAGTACCAGTATTTTTCTTCTGGGGAAGTGATCGCAATGGATACTTACTCTGAGTTTTAAAAGTGTAGCCCGTAACAGGATTTATGTGCCGTAAATAAACGATGTCATTATCTTTAAATCCAAGTAATCCGAGAAATTGATTAACTTGGTTTAATTCTTTAGATTTTGACTGATTTTGCGAGTTTTGCCCAAAATTAGATAACATAGATTTAGTTTTATGGGCTAAATATAAGAAAAACTGATAATAAATCTCATATTTACCCGTGTAAATAATATTTTGTAACATTATAACCCCTGATGTGAAAATCAAGGGGTTATTTAGTTAGTAATTACGGTTATTACCTCATGTAAATAATATTTTCCAACATCAATTATTATAACTCCAAGTTTTTTTGATTGCAGAAAAATAAACAAATAATTTTTAGTGAATGATATAGTGATATTAT contains:
- a CDS encoding PriCT-2 domain-containing protein; its protein translation is MLQNIIYTGKYEIYYQFFLYLAHKTKSMLSNFGQNSQNQSKSKELNQVNQFLGLLGFKDNDIVYLRHINPVTGYTFKTQSKYPLRSLPQKKNTGTYFVVNGQGDTDQDIKNGRAVWIEHDDLEKSDQLILWQKYNLPEPTIQVDTSGKSIHSYWVFTQEIPIDIWRSIQEGLIKLTNCDKSVRNPSRVLRLPNCDYIDKKTGKTTGKVKIVGGSGIKVKPLNIQKVLRENESKQVYIPRTDNGFKQIVLSQEKTDQWVAKALEHIDPDCGYDDWFNIGVSLVVYYGENEGLKIWDNWSSKGSKYRGYSELERKVKSFDLTQCKGIGLLFNIAKRYGFNYIPNSKNKVSQNRIDLDDLSDRKVRSFLDLITKPREIKKPNKINTLADTTYSTDDDLIEIIKDENNKLIVMVDPTGLGKTTTISKNRWKLHNLAVDKFKETIPENERYAHTKPAVFYIDQGHNNPTDEIIERDFYNLEPRAKTWKLDDSKKTPNGLSYRQASTKDDGTVEGNCERAGLFVDAINKGLKDKIFTPTVVKYNNGYEKIANNQICATCPKLGSCSFLSDRLNTLGHPKEIMEDGVKINLYQKGLMKERKPLIRCDSLQVTEVLNPWDIAVIDEFDKQLITLKSHSFDQNQLDQDFAFIVHKYPDIEEKIKPLFIVLKDCFEDAKSEYYQLEHDRIMARIKTLDLDFAEVLDLWEKQIQWDKELSREYQREDLFGDTSSDGYNYQVINNAIGLILEAMVKDEPIRMTMDKFGKLTIFKKNSFDYQKPHKIIGSTATPFPKSIISKATGIPEENIIFVARETHLTTDNLTVKVIKGIKGIGSNEHTKKGQERMTAFAKQQLDLPNTLLSGHKKYRQDYELNSHYWGNDERGANLYQDKKFVAFLGLPYEHLGQAKITYELLTNSYSNYLETEFEGFKRSLIENNIIQRIGRLRAIRRSEELTAYIICKDLDTEFLLNNGYQVQESDVTDTEYLELMTSRQRVIYTIKHYLPCYVAECVKKNVLPCLDGFIQYTQDTFKISKSEISKAVNSLSLGFVELRKIFQSLITLYKENGKFLKSKIETVFNTVGNWFKDRFTKTCSDLGLMEKEEQKEKSLRESLPPPPKKQFRWLPSHTNLLYELLGDLEILVKRSDYEQIKRKYGQEFLEYCLSEYVSDNLISKLSVLGCF